In Nostoc edaphicum CCNP1411, the sequence TATCCGCAACAAGTGCAAGAGTTTATTGGGCGTTGGTTTCACAACAAGGATGCAGACAAAGGGGAAAAATTATGGCAGGAATTAGATAAAGCTGAACGTCAGCGCATCCAAGATTTAGTTAAAAATCCTTTGCGGTTAGCGCTGTTGTGTAGCACTTGGCAAGGTTCCGATAAAGGTTTACCGGAAACTAAAGCCGGACTTTATCAGCATTTTGTGGAAGAGGTTTACAAGTGGAAAGAAAACCGCTTCCCCACTACTGAACAGCAGCAAGAGGAATTAAACGCTGCGTTGGGACGTTTAGCAAAACGGGCAATCGATCAAGAAACGTCACGGTTTCGGCTACGACATAAGTTTGTGCGTGAGGAATTAGGTGATGCAAAACAGCAAAATTCTTTATTTTGGTTAGCGTTAAAGTTGGGATGGCTAAATGAAGTTGGACTGGCTGCGGAATCAGCAACAAAAGAGAAAGTTTACGCTTTCTACCATCCCACATTTGAGGAATATTTTGCAGCGTTAGTGGTTGATGATTGGCACGAGTTTCTGAATCATGTTCCCGACAACCCCGCGCTAGGCGTTTATCGCATTTTTGCACCGCAGTGGAAAGAAGTGATTTTGCTGTGGTTGGGACGTGAGGATATGGGGAGGGAGAAGAAGGAAGAGTTTATTCAGGCGTTGGTGAAATTTGATGATGGGTGCGGAGAATACAGAGCTATTGATAGAGTGAGAAAGGGATTTTACGAGTTTCGCACTTATTTTCTTGCTGCTGTGGGGGTTGATGAGTGGAAAAATTCTGTCAACACAGATGCTATTGTGGCGGAAATCGTTAAATGGCGCTGTGCTGAGTTTAAGGTTGAAGTAAATAGGTGGGTAGAATTTCTCACACCAATCGCAAAAGGAGCAGAGACAGCACTCTCTCAGACAAATCGCATAAAAGCGATAGCTGCCTTGGTGGAGTTAATCAACAAACCACAACTGGATGATTCTAACCGATGGCAAGCAGCATTTAGCTTAGGGCAAATTGGCTCTGGCGACCAAAAAGCGATTGATGCTTTGGTGGAGTTAATCAGCAAACCAAAACTGGATGATAATATCCTAAGGCTAGCGGCATTTAGCTTAGGGCAAATTGGCTCTGGCAACCAAAAAGCGATTGATGCCTTGGTGAAGTTAATCGGCAAAACACAACTGGATTATTCTACCCGATGGCAAGCGGCAGAAAGGTTAGGAGAAATTGGCTCTGGCAACCAAAAAGCGATTGATGCTTTGGTGGAGTTAATCAGCAAACCACAACTAGATGATGATACCCGAAGGCTAGCAGCAGAAAGCTTAAGGCAAATTGGCTCTGGCAACCAAAAAGCGATTGATGCTTTGGTGGAGTTAATCGGCAAACCACAACTGAATGATGATATCCGAAGGCTAGCGGCAAAAAGCTTAAGGCAGATCGACTCTGGCAACCAAAAAGCGCTCGCTGCCTTGGTGGAGTTAATCAACAAACCACAACTGGATGATTCTACCCGATGGCAAGCGGCATTTAGCTTAGGGCAAATTGACTCTGGTAACCAAAAAGCGATTGATGCTTTGGTGGAGTTAATCGGCAAACCACAACTGGATGATTCTACCCGATGGCAAGTGGCATTTAGCTTAGGGCAAATTGACTCTGGTAACCAAAAAGCAATTGATGCTTTGGTAGAGTTAATTGGCAAACCACAACTGGATGATTTTACCCGATGGCGAGCGGCATATATTTTAGGGCAAATTGGCTCTGGCAACCAAAAAGCAATAGCTGCCTTGGTAGAGTTAATCGGCAAACCACAACTGGATGATTCTACCCGAAGCCAAGTGGCAGAGAGCTTATGGCAAATTGACCCTGGCAACCAAGAAGCGATTGATGCTTTGGTAGAGTTAATTGGCAAACCACAACTTGATTATTCTACCCGAAGGCAAGCGGCATATATTTTAGGGGAAATTGGCTCTGGCAACCAAGAAGCGATTGATGCTTTGGTAAAGTTAATTGGCAAACCACAACTGGATGATTCGACCCGAAGGCAAACGGCAGAAAGCTTAGGGAAAATTGGCCCTAGCAACCAAAAAACAATCGCTGCTTTGGTGGAGTTAATCGGTAAACCACAACTGGATTATTTTACCCGAAGGCAAGCGGCATATATCTTAGGGCAAATTGGTTCTGGCAACCAAAAAGCGATCGCTGCTTTGCTGGAGTTAATCGGCAATCCACAACTGGATAATGACACCCGAAGGCAAGCGGCAGAAAGCTTAGGGCAAATTGGTTCTGGCAATCAAAAAGCGATCGCTGCTTTGCTGGAGTTAATCGGCAATCCACAACTGGATGATGATACCCGAAGGCAAGCGGCAGAAAGCTTAGGGAAAATTATGTTAGAGGAACAGATGCCGAGTGTTGTCACCGTGTTGAAAGATTACTTATCACCTGAAACTTACGAAAATGACTTTAAGCGATTTGATAATTGCTACGAAGTTATCTGGAAGTGCGCTCAAAGTATGCCCTACCCCGCTTTTTATCAAGCTTGGCATCAACAAGAGAAAGTGAAAGATGGAGAGTAGGAAAGAAAAATACTTCCTCCAGCCAAAACATAAGCGAAATGTAGAAGCAGCAATCCCTTGTAAAGACGCGATTCATCGCATCTCGTAAGCGTCTGGTAAATCTATCGCGTCTGATATTTCCGCAATCCAGGGAATGCGATCGCCCCTAGTAAAACATATATTGTAAACAGAATGGGAATGCGTAGGCGTAGCCCGCCGCAGGAATCGTTTTTGCGATCGCCGCGATGAATTGATTAAGCGATCGCCTTTATGGTTTATATACCTCACTGCGATGAGCGATCCTTCAGGGCTTTAATGTTGGGGTGCGATCGAGGAGTTTGTTCTAGCTGCTGCAAACATCGGGCAATTTTCTTAGCAAAAGCTTTGTCAGCATTGACATAAACTTCTTGAACATCGGGATGAAGAATAACTTCATACATCAGATCGAAGAGTTCTCCAGGCGGTGTATTGGGCTTTAGGCGTTACTTGATTTTGCTTAACTCGCTCTAACAATCCAGGAATTGCCAAAAGTTCTTGGGTTGCAGCTTCGCTTTCAGTATTTGCCAAATAAGCAGCAAAATCAGTCAGCACCTGTAATCGCTCTGGAGATAGTTGCTGGAGTAAATCATTAAGCTGTTGCTGTAACTCTGCGACAGAGATCAAATCTGCTGATGACCCATCATCCATCGGAGAATTATCGGTAGTATTCATTGCCTACTTCATAATTTCAAGGTTTAGTTTTTATTATCCATCAAATCTTCCAAGTGCTTTGGTTATCTTAGGGAAAACATCGGCAGAGGCGATCGCCCCTTGTAGAGACGGCGATTTATCGCGTCTTCTTCCTTCCCATCATTTACATAGCGCAAATAATTCCGATACATAGCGCAAATAATTCCGAGTTTTTTGGGTTGGCAATTACATCAATGCAAAGCAATAATTGCATAAATTTTTGTATCAATCAAAGATGTAATCATGAATAATGATCCTCAACCAGAAAACAACAAACCTAAATAAGCTGTTACGCAGCTAAATTTAATAAACAGCATTACCTTTATTTTTAATTTTGCGTTCCCATTTAATAATAAGACCTCCTTCATTTAACAATTTATTTAACAACTCTTCTAGCTGTGATACTGACTCGAACAATCTATGAGCTATATATTCTTTTGCTGAATGCCAAACCAATTCAATCAAATTATAATCTGGACTATAAGGTGGTAGAAATTCCAGGATAATATTTGGCATTTCTGCCTTGATACGAACTAAAATATCTTTTCTTTTATGGAAGCTGGCATTATCTAAGATAATCACTATTTTCGCAGAACATTTATTGAAAGTCTCAATTCTATTTCCTTGCTCTATCCATTCTTGCAATAGA encodes:
- a CDS encoding type II toxin-antitoxin system RelE family toxin → MYEVILHPDVQEVYVNADKAFAKKIARCLQQLEQTPRSHPNIKALKDRSSQ
- a CDS encoding HEAT repeat domain-containing protein is translated as MSRNIRGDESVLENVLSLVEALLQLSEKQDCESKLPLCAVWNADKLRITGYKSQQTRGNRSKTTEVGTKKEYLFNQIKDAGKTLKLPPQKAESNVSQEKRELDELQTALDWLKELGVREDQKSTKNQGYWKFTLTLKHQTATIKDNLQVVKQKWNEYQKTNLKETFQVQTTDSFDWQEICGAMLEKHKRLTTNELLFADDEMKFELEAIHVPLALVERNKPKKCTEDISAEQGSRLYEPSYEEKQRFEHEAFLEQIIRDGVGKTQGHRIALIGEPGAGKTTQLQTIAFWILKKNLGLPIWISLADLQEKSVENYLLQDWLKNALEVVRVKEEQENAIADLFKNNRVWLLLDAADEISSLQPLTEISQQLTGWVKNARVVLTCRVNVWEANANALENFETYRLLNFEYPQQVQEFIGRWFHNKDADKGEKLWQELDKAERQRIQDLVKNPLRLALLCSTWQGSDKGLPETKAGLYQHFVEEVYKWKENRFPTTEQQQEELNAALGRLAKRAIDQETSRFRLRHKFVREELGDAKQQNSLFWLALKLGWLNEVGLAAESATKEKVYAFYHPTFEEYFAALVVDDWHEFLNHVPDNPALGVYRIFAPQWKEVILLWLGREDMGREKKEEFIQALVKFDDGCGEYRAIDRVRKGFYEFRTYFLAAVGVDEWKNSVNTDAIVAEIVKWRCAEFKVEVNRWVEFLTPIAKGAETALSQTNRIKAIAALVELINKPQLDDSNRWQAAFSLGQIGSGDQKAIDALVELISKPKLDDNILRLAAFSLGQIGSGNQKAIDALVKLIGKTQLDYSTRWQAAERLGEIGSGNQKAIDALVELISKPQLDDDTRRLAAESLRQIGSGNQKAIDALVELIGKPQLNDDIRRLAAKSLRQIDSGNQKALAALVELINKPQLDDSTRWQAAFSLGQIDSGNQKAIDALVELIGKPQLDDSTRWQVAFSLGQIDSGNQKAIDALVELIGKPQLDDFTRWRAAYILGQIGSGNQKAIAALVELIGKPQLDDSTRSQVAESLWQIDPGNQEAIDALVELIGKPQLDYSTRRQAAYILGEIGSGNQEAIDALVKLIGKPQLDDSTRRQTAESLGKIGPSNQKTIAALVELIGKPQLDYFTRRQAAYILGQIGSGNQKAIAALLELIGNPQLDNDTRRQAAESLGQIGSGNQKAIAALLELIGNPQLDDDTRRQAAESLGKIMLEEQMPSVVTVLKDYLSPETYENDFKRFDNCYEVIWKCAQSMPYPAFYQAWHQQEKVKDGE